The genomic stretch AAGGCACGAAAGCCGCCATCAACAATGGGGCGATCGCCATAATGTTTAAGAGTTTCAGTCACGATTAATGATCCTTTTTGTTCGATCGATGCAGCTACTACGGGCTTAGACTCTTCTTTGACGGCTAGAGCCGCAATATCGACAGTACCAGTTTTGGTGGTTGCTTCAGTCTCAGACTTAGCTTTAGTGGGGCGAGAGGATTTATCTTCTGGTTTGGTGCTGTCAGCTTTGGCTTCGTTACTTGTACTCATGCTTTGCTTTCCTCAAAAATTTTGTTCTCAAAATATGCTCAAAAACTTTTAATTGCTTTTAACTAGTTAGGGTTCTGCGATTTAATAAAAAACTAGATTTTTTGTGATGCGGCGGAGCCACGCTACAAAAAGCGGTTCTTTATTTCACTGCACGTCCCTTAGGACGATCATTATGGTGTAATCATCGCGATCATTAAAAAAACTTCTAAAGCTGTAGCCTTTCTAGTTAATTCTACAGAAAAAGATAATACTCTCAATATTTTTGATGCGTTGTCATACTTGCCTATTAGCATAGGCTTAATACTAGTCATTAAGTAATATATCCATCAAAGCCGCTTACTTCTAAGTAGCTAGGTGCAATTAAATATAAAACCCCAAAAGCTGAGGCGCACGCGCAGCGTGCGCCTCAGCTTCTGGCTCTGGTTTTTAATTATGTGCAGCTACTTATATAGATCTCATGCAGATCCTATATAAATATCTATAGATGATTACATCTCACAATAGAGTTCATAAAATATTCTAATCTAATATCATTAATTATTCAGGAAATGATTAATGAAAATTTTCTGTTGTATTTATGACATCTTTTAAGACTCCTGATAGTGTATTCTCATATTTAGATGAAAAGTAAAAGCTTGAATTTTTTATCAGCGCAAGCAATATACTGATAAGTTTCTGAGCTTACATCTATCCAAAAATCTAGTTATTCAAAGGTTTTGGGTCAGCAATTATGAAACTTTTAGACAAAATACTTCCACGTTCCTTGAGTGTTGCAGGACTAGCACTTGCTCTAGCCGCAAGTCCTGTTAACGCACAGTCTTTTCAAATAGGAAACAAAGAGGGAATTGGTGAAGGAACCCCAATTCTTGGACAACAATTTGATATAGGAATTCCTGGTAACTTCTCTAGCTACAGTGGAAACGCTCAGCTCAATTATATTAAGTTTTTGTACGACACTACTAATGAGTCAGATCCGCTTGTAACCCAGTCAGTGAGATTATTACTCTACTCATCAATACCTGATATAGGAGATATTCAGAGTGGTTCGGGTGCGACTTTGATCGCAGCAAGCGATAGTGATGTGAAAATTGCTGCTGACCAAGATTTTAGTACTGCTGGTACTTTTACCAATACTTTTGTCAGTCGTCAATTTAATTTTAGTTCGGCTCCTGAGTTAAGTTCTGGTATTACCTATTTTGCCTTCTTCTCCTTTGACCCAGTTGATCCGAATAATCCAGCTCCACAAACCGTGAAAACTACTGCTCAAAGTTATTACGGTAGCCCCTTTGACTCTACACTAGTTCCTATAACACAAACGGCTGGAGGACAGACCGTCGCTGATTCTAATTTTATTGCTGGACTAACCCCTGTCCCATTTGAGTTTGAGGCATCGGGTGGAATTGCGATTTTAGGAGGTTTGTTTGCGGTTCACAAACTCAGACAACGCAAGCAAAACAACAATCCTGACGAACAACCTGACAACCAAGTTTAAAAGTTTATCGTGCGACCCAAAACAAAAAAGAAGCGACGCAATGCGTCGCTTCTTTTTGATTTAGCCTAGTGCTGGTGATGGCATGACTCTAGGTAGTTCTAGACGTTGCTGAGAGGTAGAGCGACGAGTAGTACGACCAGAAAGACGGAAACTGAGACTTTGCAACTCGATATGTAGTTGCCGATTTTCCTTTTGCAGAGCCTCGATCTTTTGTTTGATTGGCACGATGCGTTCCGCAAACTTAGCGCGATAAATATTGGGCAACTCCTGCACCACTTGTTCAAGCATCCGATTGCGATCGGTCATTTCTTGGATAGTTTGACGCAACTCGACCGCTTCGCGATCGCGTTCTTGGATTTGCGCTTGAGTCAACATGAGTTGATTCTCAACCATCGCCAGTTTTTGTTCTAAAAAGCGCATTTCCTCTGAATGTTGCTCATGTATCTCAACATTAGGTAAAAAGGCAGTATTTCCCTTCACCAAGCGAAAAAGCTCTTCTGAAAGCTGCTGAACTAACAGATCCTTTTGTTCTAACTCGACCTTAAGTAAATTTATTTCCTGCTGAAGATTTGCCGCTACATTGGCAGTTGTATTAGTCATTGCATTTTCAGAGGGAGTTGCTACGTTATTTACTGTGGCGTTCATAGGTGCGATTCGTTGGGGGATTTAGGCTAAGATTTATAGCACACAAGGATTAAATTGGCAATTTATTCAGCCATACTCGCTAAACTTTTCAGAACCTGCCCAAAATGGGATTTGCACATGAACCTCAAGACGATCAGTTCACAGGAGTCGTTATTGCTCAATAACCTAGAAGCAGTTTCTTTTCAGAGCAATTTGGAAGAGCATACTTTGCTAACTGTGGCTCAAATTGCATTACAGATTCAGACAACTTTGCTCAAAAACTCTATCTCCTATGCTCAGTCGGTAAGCGGTAGCCTCATTCTGAAAACTACACTCAAAACTACCTTAGAAACCCTCACTAAATATACTGGGGCAGATGAAGGGAGTATCTTTTTGATTGATGAAGATGGAGTAATCATCGAAAGTATTTTGGCAAGAGGCCCTGTCACTCGCGATCTGAAGGATTCGGTAATTTCTAAAGTTTTAGACAGTGGTTTAGCAGGATGGTCTTTGCGCTATCGCCAGATAGGGCTTATCTACGATGCAATGACCGATGATCGCTGGGTGCAATTACCTAATCAACCATACAAGGCTCGATCTGCTTTAGCAGTTCCTTTAATTTATGGCGTGAATGTAATCGGGATTATTACCTTAACCCATTCTCAGGCTAACCATTTTGATGATGCGATCGCTGCCATGATGCAATACAGCATGGAAAGCATTGCTGCAATAATCCTCAACGCTCAACTCCATGCGGAGTATCGCCCCTTAGGCGTATGATTTTTTTCATCAATGCACAAGGGTTAGCGCTGTGTAGATTGTCCAGCTATCGATCGCTAGCATTAGCAACGTAAATACCAACAAAATTAAATACATCCAAGGCTGAGCTAAAGGGCGTACATCACTGGTATCAATACCTGTACGCTCCTGAACCCGTTGCACTAATCGAGCAAACCCCACTACTCGCATCGGTAACAAATAAGCCTGATCGGAATTTTTACTCACAAAATAATAAACAATCCCGCCCTGTCCTGTAATTCTGGGTTTTAATGCTTGGATATCTTGCCAAGGCAATGACCAACCTTTACGGACAAAAGTGGGAAACCATCTGGGATAAACCAAACTAATGCCTTGATCATCAATAATTACGCGATCGCTTAATGCCCCATACAAAAATACAAATCCGAGCGCTAAGCCTAAACTGAGCCATGAAGCAGGAATTGCGGAATGTGTAAAGTTGCTCAAGAATGGCAAAGGTACAGTGAGTACTAGATACAGCAGCAACAAAGTAACCCGAATTAATGGCGATACATGAAAAATATCACTGGATTTTGAATTGGCTGGATTTGAGGTTACTTGCGATTCAGTCATAAATAAAATCAGGGGTTTGCGATTTAATAAAGAATCAGAATTTTGGCATTCATATGCTTGAACCCCCTCTAGCTCCCCCTTGGAAGGGTGAGGATTTAAATTTTCCCGCGTTTCAAGGGTGAGGATTTAAATTTTCCCGCGTTTCAAGGGGGGACTAAGAGGGGTAAAAATTTGCACGATGTATCAAGTATATGAATGCCAGAATTTCTGTAGTGCAGCTTCGCCACGTTACAGAAATTCTGGTTATTTATTTTACTGTGCGTCCCCAAGCAGAGAAACTAAACGAAGGACTCACAAAGCACTCGGTTTATTTGGCAATTGATCGCAATTAAATTAACATTGTTTTTTAGGGGTAATCTAATAAATGACAGATATGATTAACGATCTAGAAATGTCTGTTACGACACTTTGTCTCTTAACAAACATTTTGTGACTCAATCAAGAATAATTACATACAGTACGGATGGTGTAAAACGTGGGTTGGCGTGT from Pseudanabaena sp. Chao 1811 encodes the following:
- a CDS encoding Npun_F5560 family protein, whose translation is MNATVNNVATPSENAMTNTTANVAANLQQEINLLKVELEQKDLLVQQLSEELFRLVKGNTAFLPNVEIHEQHSEEMRFLEQKLAMVENQLMLTQAQIQERDREAVELRQTIQEMTDRNRMLEQVVQELPNIYRAKFAERIVPIKQKIEALQKENRQLHIELQSLSFRLSGRTTRRSTSQQRLELPRVMPSPALG
- a CDS encoding PFE-CTERM domain-containing protein is translated as MKLLDKILPRSLSVAGLALALAASPVNAQSFQIGNKEGIGEGTPILGQQFDIGIPGNFSSYSGNAQLNYIKFLYDTTNESDPLVTQSVRLLLYSSIPDIGDIQSGSGATLIAASDSDVKIAADQDFSTAGTFTNTFVSRQFNFSSAPELSSGITYFAFFSFDPVDPNNPAPQTVKTTAQSYYGSPFDSTLVPITQTAGGQTVADSNFIAGLTPVPFEFEASGGIAILGGLFAVHKLRQRKQNNNPDEQPDNQV
- a CDS encoding GAF domain-containing protein, which produces MNLKTISSQESLLLNNLEAVSFQSNLEEHTLLTVAQIALQIQTTLLKNSISYAQSVSGSLILKTTLKTTLETLTKYTGADEGSIFLIDEDGVIIESILARGPVTRDLKDSVISKVLDSGLAGWSLRYRQIGLIYDAMTDDRWVQLPNQPYKARSALAVPLIYGVNVIGIITLTHSQANHFDDAIAAMMQYSMESIAAIILNAQLHAEYRPLGV